In bacterium, the sequence ACCGCTTCGGGGAGTTCCGCTTCAAGGTCTACGTGACGTACGGCCCGTGAAGGCGGGCGCAGTGGCGCCTTTCGTCCTCGGGGGCGCTTCGGCAGAATGCGGTCGCGATGCCGACCGCCGACCGCCCGAGCCCCGACGTGACCCTGTGGCTCGAACGAGCCCGGCAGGGGGACGCGCAGGCGCTGGAGCAGGCCCTCGAGCATCTCTACGCCGAGATCAAGTCGATCGCACAGGCCCGCATGCGGGCCTTTGCGCCCTCGCACACGCTGCAGCCCACGGCCCTGGTCAACGAGGCCATGCTCCGCCTCGTCGGACGCTCGACGCCTTGGGAGAGCCGAGGGCACTTCCTGGGCGTGGCCGCACGCGCGATGCGCTCGATCCTCGCCGATCACGCCCGCGCCCGCGGCGCGCAGAAGCGTGGAGGCAACCGCAAGCGTGAGCCGCTGGACGCCGCCGTGGCCTGGTTCGAGGAGAACCGCGTGGACCTCCTGGCGCTCGACGACGCCCTGAAGCGCTTCGCGCAGCTCGACGCCCGTGCCG encodes:
- a CDS encoding RNA polymerase subunit sigma-70; translated protein: MPTADRPSPDVTLWLERARQGDAQALEQALEHLYAEIKSIAQARMRAFAPSHTLQPTALVNEAMLRLVGRSTPWESRGHFLGVAARAMRSILADHARARGAQKRGGNRKREPLDAAVAWFEENRVDLLALDDALKRFAQLDARA